The sequence TTATATCTTCTAGTAAAATTTCTCCGGGATGAGTAGGTTTTCTTTTGTTCATAAAGCCACGCCTCTAATGATAATCTTCATAATCGACTACTATCGCGTTTTCACCTTCAAATTCAAAGGTGACACGCCAATTCCCATTTACCCAGACTGACCACCTACCCTTTTCGCGACCCTTCAGAGGATGCAAGCGATACGCTGGTAAATCCATATCTTTTGGTGATGTGGAAGAATCTAACCTATCTAATATCCTAGCTAGTTTATTTGAATGATCTGCTTGTATTCCTTTCTTACTGCCAGTTTCAAAAAACTGTTCAAGGCCTTTGTGTCTAAAGGAAATAATCAATATAAAAACTGTAACCCATAAGGTTACGATGTCAAGCTTTTTCCTTTAAAAATTGAATGAAGCCAAACTGTCCGTCTAACGAAAGAGGCTGGTCGAAGTCCGACGCGTGCGCAAGCACTTGGCACGAGTTTGCTTTTGCAAA comes from Leptospira johnsonii and encodes:
- a CDS encoding type II toxin-antitoxin system RelE/ParE family toxin — encoded protein: MIISFRHKGLEQFFETGSKKGIQADHSNKLARILDRLDSSTSPKDMDLPAYRLHPLKGREKGRWSVWVNGNWRVTFEFEGENAIVVDYEDYH